Proteins co-encoded in one Populus trichocarpa isolate Nisqually-1 chromosome 10, P.trichocarpa_v4.1, whole genome shotgun sequence genomic window:
- the LOC112328834 gene encoding uncharacterized protein LOC112328834 translates to MLPPNIAKKKKIQSTSTVKQSTTSYGKQKKSATLGTYFMPRTTPGAQKSLQNCWQRKEAVERCDLALAKWMFDACVPFNAVNSVYYQHAIDAVTAMGPGYKGPNLHAIRGYYLAKAVDEVKIYVESYREIWKKTGCTLMADGWTDQKRRTLINFLVYCPKGIVFLKTVDVSDVSKTARLLYQLFREVVLYVGVENIVHMVTDNATNYVAAGRLLMEEFPSILWSLCAAHCINLILQDIGKLQSVCCVVEHASGITKYIYNHCYPLYLMRKFIGGKEILRPAPTRFATNFIALQSILAHKD, encoded by the coding sequence atgttaccACCGAatattgcaaaaaagaaaaagattcaaagcACCAGCACTGTAAAACAATCAACTACAAGTTATGGAAAGCAGAAGAAATCTGCAACATTAGGGACATATTTCATGCCGAGAACAACTCCTGGTGCTCAAAAGTCTCTTCAGAATTGTTGGCAAAGGAAAGAAGCAGTTGAACGATGTGATCTTGCTTTAGCGAAGTGGATGTTTGATGCATGTGTGCCATTTAATGCTGTTAACTCTGTGTATTATCAGCATGCCATAGATGCTGTAACAGCCATGGGTCCTGGTTATAAAGGACCAAACTTGCATGCTATCCGTGGTTATTACTTGGCAAAAGCGGTTGATGAAGTGAAGATTTATGTTGAGAGTTATCGAGAGATTTGGAAGAAGACtggttgcacattaatggctgATGGATGGACTGATCAGAAGAGGAGGACTTTAATTAACTTCTTAGTATATTGTCCTAAAGGAatagtttttttgaaaaccGTAGATGTATCAGATGTCTCAAAGACTGCTAGATTGTTGTATCAGTTGTTTAGAGAGGTTGTTTTATATGTTGGGGTAGAAAACATTGTGCATATGGTGACTGATAATGCTACAAATTATGTTGCTGCTGGCAGGTTATTGATGGAagaatttccttcaatattgtGGTCCCTTTGTGCTGCTCATTGCATCAACCTCATACTCCAGGACATTGGTAAATTGCAATCAGTTTGTTGTGTTGTTGAGCATGCTTCTGGTATCACAAAGTACATTTATAATCATTGTTATCCATTGTATTTGATGAGGAAGTTCATTGGAGGAAAAGAAATACTTCGTCCAGCTCCTACTCGTTTTGCCACCAATTTCATTGCATTGCAAAGCATTTTAGCTCATAAAGATTAG
- the LOC127905826 gene encoding uncharacterized protein LOC127905826 produces the protein MDKHMSTISGLLDVLEKYAHGNLPLQSKITSEMKFFRNAEHDFGRASAINNRTLMPPDEWWMTYGTSAPNLQQLAIRVLSQTCSSSGCERNWSMFEHIHSKKRNRLEHKRLNDLVYVHCNLRLKLKYFSFL, from the exons ATGGATAAACATATGAGCACCATTTCTGGACTTCTAGATGTTCTTGAGAAGTATGCACATGGAAATCTACCATTGCAAAGTAAGATTACAAGTGAGATGAAGTTTTTTAGGAATGCTGAACATGACTTTGGCCGAGCGTCCGCAATAAATAATCGCACCCTTATGCCTCcag atgaatggTGGATGACATATGGAACCAGCGCTCCAAATCTACAACAATTGGCTATACGAGTGTTAAGTCAAACTTGTAGTTCTTCGGGATGTGAGAGAAATTGGAGTATGTTTGAACATATTCATTCCAAGAAGAGAAATAGATTGGAGCACAAAAGGCTTAATGACCTTGTTTACGTCCACTGCAATCTAAGATTGAAactaaagtatttttcttttctctaa